A single window of Jiangella alkaliphila DNA harbors:
- a CDS encoding IS256 family transposase, producing the protein MAAVLPDEAIDNLLADAESSGTPVDGVHGLLNRLTSRVLERALETEMTDHLGYEPGDPAGRGSGNSRNGRSAKTVATTAGPVNVTVPRDRNSTFAPQIVPKHSRRVGAIEDIILSLYARGLSTREIEAHLKEIYDINTSPALISKITDVVVDEITLWQNRPVDEVYPIVYVDAIRIRVRDRGSVTLKSAHLVVGVDVDGLKDVLGIWIAAEEGAKFWAHVLTQLRNRGLRDVLILCCDGLTGLPDAARSVFDKVTVQTCVVHVIRNTMRFISYGDRKKVATAMRHIYTAPGVAAAEIALKEFEQNFGQQYPGAIEVWKNAWNEFIPFLDYPAELRRIVYTTNLIESINYQLRKITKTRGHFPDDDAAMKLLFLGIRNISRKRGGASGTGTHGWKKALNFLVVEFPGRLT; encoded by the coding sequence TTGGCGGCGGTGTTGCCGGATGAGGCGATTGATAATCTGTTGGCGGATGCCGAGTCGTCCGGGACACCGGTTGATGGTGTTCATGGGTTGTTGAATCGGTTGACGTCGAGAGTTCTGGAGCGGGCGTTGGAGACCGAGATGACCGATCATCTCGGTTATGAGCCCGGTGATCCGGCTGGGCGCGGATCGGGGAACTCCCGGAATGGGCGTTCGGCCAAAACGGTCGCGACGACGGCCGGCCCGGTGAACGTGACCGTGCCACGAGACCGGAATTCGACATTCGCCCCGCAGATCGTGCCGAAACACTCCCGGCGTGTCGGCGCGATCGAGGACATCATTCTGTCGTTGTATGCGCGCGGGCTATCGACCCGGGAGATCGAGGCGCACCTGAAGGAGATCTACGACATCAACACGTCGCCGGCGCTGATCTCCAAGATCACCGACGTGGTCGTGGACGAGATCACACTGTGGCAGAACCGGCCGGTCGACGAGGTCTACCCGATCGTCTACGTCGACGCCATCCGGATCCGGGTCCGCGACCGCGGCTCGGTCACGCTGAAGTCCGCACACCTGGTCGTGGGCGTCGACGTCGACGGGTTGAAGGACGTGCTGGGGATCTGGATCGCCGCGGAGGAGGGCGCGAAGTTCTGGGCGCACGTGCTCACGCAGCTGCGCAACCGGGGCCTGCGCGACGTCCTCATCCTGTGCTGCGACGGGCTCACCGGGCTGCCTGACGCCGCGCGCAGCGTGTTCGACAAGGTCACCGTGCAAACCTGTGTCGTGCACGTCATCCGCAACACGATGCGATTCATCTCCTACGGCGACCGGAAAAAGGTCGCCACGGCGATGCGTCACATCTACACCGCTCCCGGCGTCGCGGCGGCCGAGATCGCGTTGAAAGAATTCGAGCAGAATTTCGGGCAGCAGTATCCCGGCGCGATCGAGGTGTGGAAGAATGCGTGGAACGAGTTCATCCCGTTCCTGGATTACCCGGCCGAGCTACGCCGAATCGTCTACACGACGAACCTGATCGAATCAATCAACTACCAGCTGCGGAAGATCACCAAGACTCGCGGCCACTTCCCCGACGATGACGCCGCCATGAAGCTGCTCTTTCTCGGGATCCGTAACATCAGCCGGAAACGAGGAGGAGCATCAGGCACCGGAACCCATGGATGGAAGAAAGCACTCAACTTCCTGGTCGTGGAATTCCCAGGACGACTCACCTAG
- a CDS encoding ABC transporter substrate-binding protein, with translation MTRTSRLWRSLAVAGAASLVLAACGGDDDGGTDDESPGAGGNGGTATSEDPLRLGTLLPETGNLAFLGPPEFAGVDLAIQEINEGGGVLGHDVEVTHTDSSDASNSAVTQQSTDSLLNEGVAAIIGAASSGVSFTVLDRIVQDETIMFSPANTSPDFTTYEDDGLYFRTAPSDVLQGQVLGDTILGDGHANVAILNLDDAYGNGLGDYLAETIESGGGTVAARIVYDPQASNYSAEVTQLVGAAPDAIALIGFEETVTIIPELVTQGIGPQTIPLYFVDGNLSNYGDQLPAGTLDGNKGTLPGAETGEDFQGRMLEIDPELQDFSYGPESYDATMLLALASIQAGSVESREIADNLVAVSREGTECSGFTECADLLADGEDIDYQGVSGPVEFTEAGDPETATIGVYQYGPDNTYTSLEFVERTME, from the coding sequence ATGACCCGCACATCGCGACTGTGGCGGTCTCTTGCCGTCGCCGGAGCGGCCTCGCTCGTGCTGGCCGCTTGTGGCGGCGACGACGACGGCGGCACGGACGACGAGTCGCCCGGAGCCGGCGGCAACGGTGGTACGGCGACCAGCGAGGACCCGCTGCGGCTCGGCACGCTGCTGCCCGAGACCGGCAACCTCGCCTTCCTGGGCCCGCCTGAGTTCGCCGGCGTCGACCTCGCGATCCAGGAGATCAACGAGGGCGGCGGCGTCCTCGGCCATGACGTCGAGGTCACGCACACCGACTCCAGCGACGCCAGCAACTCGGCGGTCACCCAGCAGTCGACGGACTCGCTGCTCAACGAGGGGGTTGCGGCCATCATCGGCGCCGCGTCGTCCGGCGTGTCGTTCACCGTGCTCGACCGCATCGTCCAGGACGAGACCATCATGTTCTCGCCGGCGAACACCTCGCCCGACTTCACCACGTACGAGGACGACGGCCTGTACTTCCGCACGGCGCCGTCCGACGTGTTGCAGGGCCAGGTGCTCGGCGACACCATCCTCGGTGACGGCCACGCCAACGTCGCGATCCTGAACCTCGACGACGCCTACGGCAACGGCCTCGGCGACTACCTCGCCGAGACGATCGAGAGCGGCGGCGGCACCGTCGCGGCGCGCATCGTCTACGACCCGCAGGCCTCGAACTACTCGGCCGAGGTGACCCAGCTCGTCGGCGCGGCGCCCGACGCCATCGCGCTGATCGGCTTCGAGGAGACCGTCACGATCATCCCCGAGCTGGTCACGCAGGGCATCGGCCCGCAGACGATCCCGCTGTACTTCGTCGACGGAAACCTCTCCAACTACGGCGACCAGCTGCCGGCCGGCACGCTCGACGGTAACAAGGGCACGCTGCCGGGCGCCGAGACCGGTGAAGACTTCCAGGGGCGGATGCTCGAGATCGACCCCGAACTGCAGGACTTCAGCTACGGCCCGGAGTCGTACGACGCGACGATGCTGCTGGCGCTGGCCTCCATCCAGGCCGGTTCGGTCGAGAGCCGCGAGATCGCCGACAACCTCGTCGCCGTCTCCCGCGAGGGCACCGAGTGCTCCGGCTTCACGGAGTGCGCCGACCTGCTGGCCGACGGCGAGGACATCGACTACCAGGGCGTGTCGGGCCCGGTCGAGTTCACCGAGGCCGGCGACCCCGAGACGGCCACCATCGGCGTCTACCAGTACGGCCCGGACAACACCTACACCTCGCTGGAATTCGTCGAGCGGACCATGGAGTAG
- a CDS encoding transposase: MDRGYRASVAQRGVDRGIDVQVVQKDPGLKGFHPTLRWPVERTFGWLMLHRRLVRDYETLPERSRTMIHWAMIDNMSRRITGETIQTWRDEPANSGAPPQI; this comes from the coding sequence GTGGACCGCGGCTACCGCGCCAGCGTCGCCCAGCGTGGTGTCGATCGCGGTATCGACGTTCAGGTCGTCCAGAAAGACCCCGGGCTGAAGGGCTTCCACCCGACTCTGCGCTGGCCCGTGGAGCGCACCTTCGGCTGGCTGATGCTGCATCGTCGATTAGTCCGAGATTACGAGACGCTCCCAGAACGTTCCCGCACCATGATCCACTGGGCGATGATCGACAACATGAGCCGCCGGATCACCGGCGAAACCATCCAAACCTGGCGCGACGAACCAGCCAACTCAGGCGCACCCCCACAGATCTAG
- a CDS encoding ABC transporter ATP-binding protein has product MTQNESTTTADRSVHVAAAEGAVLRADEIVAGYVEGVNILTGCDLYCQQGEIVGIIGPNGAGKSTLLKGLFGLVKVREGSVHLKGEDITNLPANQLVSRGVSFVPQTNNVFPGLTVEENLEMGVYQAPKTFASRFAFVTDLFPALGDRRKQRAGSLSGGERQMVAMGRALMADPSVILLDEPSAGLSPVLQDEVFIRTREINKAGVSVVIVEQNARRCLQICHRGYVLDQGRNAYTGTGRELINDPKVIELYLGSLARA; this is encoded by the coding sequence ATGACCCAGAACGAGAGCACCACCACGGCCGACCGCTCGGTCCACGTGGCCGCCGCCGAGGGCGCCGTCCTGCGGGCCGACGAGATCGTCGCCGGGTACGTCGAGGGCGTCAACATCCTCACCGGCTGCGACCTCTACTGCCAGCAGGGCGAGATCGTCGGCATCATCGGCCCCAACGGCGCCGGCAAGTCGACGCTGCTGAAGGGGCTGTTCGGGCTGGTGAAGGTGCGCGAGGGCTCGGTGCACCTCAAGGGCGAGGACATCACCAACCTGCCGGCCAACCAGCTGGTGTCGCGCGGCGTCAGCTTCGTGCCGCAGACGAACAACGTCTTCCCCGGCCTGACGGTCGAGGAGAACCTCGAGATGGGCGTCTACCAGGCACCGAAGACGTTCGCCAGCCGGTTCGCGTTCGTCACCGACCTCTTCCCCGCCCTCGGCGACCGCCGCAAGCAGCGGGCCGGCTCGCTGTCCGGCGGCGAGCGGCAGATGGTGGCCATGGGCCGCGCCCTCATGGCCGACCCCAGCGTCATCCTCCTCGACGAGCCGTCCGCCGGCCTCTCCCCCGTCCTCCAGGACGAGGTGTTCATCCGCACCCGCGAGATCAACAAGGCCGGCGTCTCCGTCGTCATCGTCGAGCAGAACGCCCGGCGCTGCCTGCAGATCTGCCACCGCGGCTACGTCCTCGACCAGGGCCGCAACGCCTACACCGGCACCGGGCGCGAACTGATCAACGACCCCAAGGTCATCGAGCTCTACCTCGGGTCGCTCGCCCGCGCCTGA
- a CDS encoding amidohydrolase, whose translation MCDTDHNEPVSRPQFSRRQAIGLGAAAAAAATVVPGLTGRQAAYAAAEVSPDNYEAPTGLALDSNAKDTALGVIDRNADSITGLSDTIWEYAEPSLAEWNSSIAEADFLRRNGFRIQWAVGGLPTTFVATFSNGTGSPVIGFSGEYDALPGVSQKKGSTEHDPLVYEDDPYSPNYGYGHGCGHSALGAAAAGAAVAVASALRRHRLDGTVKFFGSTAEEQLVGKSFDVMKGVYDGCDVFVDWHPGRNTSTGFGSNNALKAMAFNYSGTHGHGGSPLGNKNAQNAVRALTMLTDMLREHHVAPAGRIHHAIRHSAEAPNVHAAMAGAWYFVREATPERVSILADKVTDCARAAGLAMRMEVHERTVANIWNMLPNKRGAELVHDNMVQIGAPEFTEEDQAYGKGLQAAAGIAENGFSTGVADLRPPDETFLGGGSTDVSDISWIIPTLSLGTPVSPSGTANHSWLTTGSTVSHAGHVALLAAARYLAAVAVDLFTQPALVTEIKEEHAARTANVSWASLLPADFQPPAVAPPDWFLKRTGQTWPNGQITWPPERIVGHTKWESIGPPIPPGNVQPYE comes from the coding sequence ATGTGCGACACCGATCACAACGAACCCGTCAGCAGGCCGCAGTTCAGCCGGCGCCAGGCCATTGGCCTGGGCGCCGCCGCCGCGGCCGCCGCCACCGTCGTCCCGGGGTTGACCGGCCGGCAGGCGGCGTACGCCGCGGCGGAGGTGAGCCCGGACAACTACGAGGCGCCCACCGGCCTGGCGCTGGACAGCAACGCCAAGGACACCGCGCTCGGCGTCATCGACCGGAACGCCGACTCGATCACCGGCCTCAGCGACACCATCTGGGAGTACGCCGAGCCGTCGCTGGCCGAGTGGAACTCGTCGATCGCCGAGGCGGACTTCCTGCGCCGGAACGGGTTCCGCATCCAGTGGGCCGTCGGCGGCCTGCCGACGACGTTCGTCGCGACGTTCAGCAACGGGACCGGCAGCCCCGTCATCGGGTTCAGCGGCGAGTACGACGCGCTGCCCGGCGTCTCGCAGAAGAAGGGGTCCACCGAGCACGACCCGCTGGTCTACGAGGACGACCCGTACTCGCCGAACTACGGCTACGGGCACGGCTGCGGCCACTCGGCGCTGGGCGCGGCGGCGGCCGGCGCGGCGGTCGCGGTTGCCAGCGCGCTGCGCCGGCACCGGCTCGACGGCACCGTCAAGTTCTTCGGGTCGACGGCGGAGGAGCAGCTGGTCGGCAAGTCCTTCGACGTCATGAAGGGCGTCTACGACGGCTGCGACGTGTTCGTCGACTGGCACCCCGGCCGCAACACGAGCACCGGCTTCGGCTCGAACAACGCGCTCAAGGCGATGGCGTTCAACTACAGCGGCACGCACGGCCACGGCGGCAGCCCGCTGGGCAACAAGAACGCGCAGAACGCCGTCCGGGCCCTGACGATGCTCACCGACATGCTGCGCGAGCACCACGTCGCACCGGCGGGGCGGATCCACCACGCGATCCGGCACTCGGCCGAGGCGCCGAACGTGCACGCGGCGATGGCCGGCGCCTGGTACTTCGTCCGCGAGGCGACGCCGGAGCGGGTGTCGATTCTTGCCGACAAGGTGACCGACTGTGCGCGGGCGGCCGGCCTCGCGATGCGCATGGAGGTGCACGAGCGCACCGTCGCGAACATCTGGAACATGCTCCCGAACAAGCGCGGCGCCGAGCTCGTCCACGACAACATGGTCCAGATCGGCGCGCCGGAGTTCACCGAGGAGGACCAGGCGTACGGGAAGGGGCTGCAGGCCGCGGCCGGCATCGCCGAGAACGGCTTCAGCACCGGCGTCGCGGACCTGCGCCCGCCGGACGAGACGTTCCTCGGCGGCGGCTCCACCGACGTCTCCGACATCAGCTGGATCATCCCGACGCTCAGCCTCGGCACCCCGGTCAGCCCGTCGGGGACGGCCAACCACAGCTGGCTGACGACCGGCTCGACGGTGTCGCACGCGGGCCACGTGGCCCTCCTGGCCGCCGCCCGCTACCTCGCCGCCGTCGCCGTCGACCTGTTCACGCAGCCGGCCCTGGTGACGGAGATCAAGGAGGAGCACGCCGCCCGCACCGCGAACGTCTCGTGGGCGAGCCTGCTGCCGGCCGACTTCCAGCCGCCGGCCGTCGCGCCGCCCGACTGGTTCCTCAAGCGGACCGGGCAGACGTGGCCCAACGGGCAGATCACCTGGCCGCCCGAGCGGATCGTCGGCCACACCAAGTGGGAGAGCATCGGCCCGCCCATCCCGCCGGGCAACGTCCAGCCCTACGAGTGA
- a CDS encoding IS1380 family transposase, with product MQLSHTRPVVSAAFDEPNLVSSAGLVPAMALAGEARLRELGDEHLSVPTDKGANAGLKLSGLVAGMTAGADSIDDMALLRHGAMGKVFAGIYAPSTLGSFLRAFTFGHVRQADAIASRFLINLTQRTALLGETADTATVMVDIDDTIVEVHGYQKQGAGFGYSGVRGLNAVLATVSSQTFAPVIAAQRLRNGSAGSPRGATRLATDALALIRRTHLAGRDVLVRADSAFYSHALVTAALKAGANVSITVRMDPAVKRAIAGIAETAWTTIKYTDAVYDETTRTWNSRAEVAEVPFTAFTSKNKTDQVPGRLVVRRIPDLNPRNSEGQDTLFDSWRFHAFFTTTDTTEMDTVAADQTHRAHAVIENVHADLKASALAHLPSGVFNANAAWLVCAVMAFNLTRAAATLTKTPTLTRATTATIRRKLITVPARIATSARRLTLHLPTNWPWQTAWSTLYNALFPRPATTHT from the coding sequence ATGCAACTCTCTCACACCCGACCGGTCGTCTCGGCGGCCTTCGATGAGCCCAACCTCGTGTCGTCGGCGGGCCTGGTCCCGGCGATGGCCCTGGCCGGCGAGGCACGGCTGCGCGAGCTGGGCGATGAGCACCTGAGCGTGCCGACGGACAAGGGCGCCAACGCCGGGCTGAAGCTGTCGGGCCTGGTCGCCGGCATGACCGCCGGCGCGGACAGCATCGACGACATGGCCCTGCTACGCCACGGCGCGATGGGGAAGGTCTTCGCCGGCATCTACGCCCCCTCCACACTTGGCTCGTTCCTGCGCGCCTTCACCTTCGGCCATGTCCGCCAAGCCGACGCGATCGCCTCTCGGTTTCTGATCAACCTGACCCAGCGCACGGCCCTGCTGGGCGAGACCGCAGACACCGCGACGGTGATGGTCGACATCGACGACACCATCGTGGAGGTACACGGCTATCAGAAGCAGGGCGCGGGGTTCGGGTACTCCGGGGTGCGGGGCCTGAACGCCGTGCTGGCCACCGTTTCCAGCCAGACCTTCGCGCCGGTGATCGCCGCCCAGCGCCTGCGCAACGGCTCGGCCGGGTCCCCACGCGGGGCGACGCGTCTGGCCACCGACGCCCTCGCCCTGATCCGCCGCACCCACCTGGCCGGCCGAGACGTGCTGGTCCGGGCGGACTCGGCGTTCTACTCCCACGCCCTGGTCACCGCAGCGTTGAAGGCCGGCGCGAACGTCTCGATCACCGTGCGGATGGACCCGGCGGTCAAACGCGCCATCGCCGGCATCGCCGAGACCGCCTGGACCACGATCAAATACACCGACGCCGTCTACGACGAGACCACCAGAACATGGAACTCTCGTGCCGAGGTCGCCGAGGTTCCCTTCACCGCGTTCACCTCCAAGAACAAGACCGACCAGGTCCCCGGCCGGCTCGTGGTCCGCCGTATCCCCGATCTCAACCCCCGCAACAGCGAAGGCCAGGACACGTTGTTCGATTCCTGGCGCTTCCACGCCTTCTTCACCACCACCGACACCACCGAGATGGACACCGTCGCCGCGGACCAGACCCACCGGGCCCACGCGGTCATCGAGAACGTCCACGCCGACCTCAAGGCCTCCGCGCTGGCCCACCTGCCCTCCGGGGTGTTCAACGCCAACGCGGCCTGGCTCGTCTGCGCGGTCATGGCGTTCAACCTCACCCGCGCCGCCGCGACCCTGACCAAGACCCCCACTCTGACCAGGGCGACCACCGCGACGATCCGCCGCAAACTCATCACCGTCCCCGCCCGGATCGCCACCTCCGCCCGGCGTCTGACCCTGCACCTGCCGACCAACTGGCCCTGGCAGACCGCGTGGTCCACGCTCTACAACGCCCTCTTCCCCCGGCCCGCCACGACACACACCTGA